The following proteins come from a genomic window of Theileria equi strain WA chromosome 2 map unlocalized gcontig_1105316255037, whole genome shotgun sequence:
- a CDS encoding uncharacterized protein (encoded by transcript BEWA_044360A), which translates to MIILSVVLSLALSFYGCASNSEPIVLNIIGTIDPDVFKADNDVTDGIPCVRYTSLGDSYIFKVVEDHSLIWQRKATQEKCTEAYVYLHNDKPFLAHLTISDDDTQRPCYVMRKVGTWARVPKETFDASIAHEKSTIQGGESASDGFSFPSISAFALFCMTVFTFHIIAG; encoded by the coding sequence ATGATCATTCTCTCGGTTGTTTTGTCTTTGGCGTTGAGTTTTTATGGTTGCGCATCAAACTCCGAACCGATTGTATTGAACATTATCGGTACGATCGATCCAGACGTTTTTAAGGCTGATAACGACGTCACTGATGGAATTCCTTGCGTTCGTTATACTTCACTCGGAGACTCTTACATATTTAAAGTAGTTGAAGACCATAGTCTCATTTGGCAAAGGAAAGCTACCCAGGAAAAATGTACTGAGGCATATGTTTACCTTCACAACGACAAACCTTTTTTGGCTCACCTCACTATATCGGATGATGACACTCAAAGACCGTGTTATGTTATGAGAAAAGTTGGTACATGGGCTCGTGTACCAAAAGAAACATTTGATGCTTCGATTGCTCATGAGAAATCTACCATACAAGGTGGCGAATCAGCATCTGATGGATTCAGTTTCCCAAGTATATCAGCATTTGCGTTATTTTGCATGACAGTCTTTACATTTCACATAATCGCCGGGTAA
- a CDS encoding signal peptide containing protein (encoded by transcript BEWA_044370A), translating into MRILAVLWTVCLVRLCSAGCFGCFGKGKTNDRVTVQAVQGGSREASRDNLRSPPQKPVESLPQLQTQARSASISSQSTSSEVGDVDTESAHTSNSIGQGTNTTQVKGTNSEVDEEQHSYGASQSSGNSSRSPQNPRPQTETALASTPPLANTTSSITSQAGAPKPTVPCVLDLTSPDESKLEIRNNERNGVSYRGFMPNSGHHISSVLDGEAIVWTASGNEKCTGGNIYGKDEYFLVLLNVHAGGQFNVKYFEKNADGGWKDLTRDDFFNKLDKMRKSGSSPGTTTPS; encoded by the coding sequence atgaggattctggCAGTACTGTGGACGGTATGTCTAGTGAGACTATGCAGTGCAGGTTGCTTTGGTTgttttggaaaaggtaAAACGAATGACAGAGTTACTGTTCAAGCAGTACAAGGAGGTTCCAGGGAAGCATCTAGAGATAATCTTAGGAGTCCACCTCAAAAACCTGTagagtctcttcctcaactGCAAACTCAAGCCCGTTCTGCTAGTATATCTAGTCAATCTACTAGTAGTGAAGTTGGTGATGTTGATACCGAATCTGCTCATACTTCTAACTCAATTGGCCAAGGTACTAATACCACTCAAGTTAAAGGTACTAATTCTGAAgttgatgaagaacaaCACTCTTATGGTGCTAGTCAATCTAGTGGAAATAGTTCTAGATCTCCTCAAAATCCTCGACCTCAAACTGAAACTGCTCTAGCTTCTACTCCACCTCTCGCAAATACTACTTCCTCTATTACTTCCCAAGCAGGCGCTCCTAAACCTACTGTTCCATGCGTCCTTGATCTTACAAGTCCTGATGAGTCCAAATTAGAGATTAGGAATAATGAGAGAAATGGAGTAAGTTACAGAGGATTTATGCCAAATAGTGGTCATCATATATCTTCTGTTCTTGATGGTGAAGCTATTGTTTGGACTGCCtctggaaatgaaaagtgtaCAGGAGGGAATATCTATGGAAAGGATGAATATTTCCTTGTTCTCCTAAATGTTCACGCTGGAGGCCAATTCAATGTcaagtattttgagaagaaCGCTGATGGTGGCTGGAAGGATCTCACTAGGGATGATTTCTTCAATAAGCTTGACAAAATGAGAAAGTCTGGATCATCTCCTGGaactactactccatcttaA
- a CDS encoding hypothetical protein (encoded by transcript BEWA_044380A): MLRKAGTNVTGFFGSMHQGKEFDEEIKKVKKIVLFVVAEDFDFRSAILTTIDAFKKCREHFEGHLSGSVVEAGHVRLLLESVYFLSHFLAPLVPLSCEKVFSQLDAEQKTVKTLSHSFNNLVEGTKLDLSLKAFSKVLHE; the protein is encoded by the exons ATGTTAAGAAAAGCTGGGACTAATGTAACCGGGTTCTTTGGTTCCATGCACCAAGGAAAGGAATTTGATGAAGAGATTAAAAAAGTTAAAAAGATTG TTCTCTTTGTTGTTGCTGAAGATTTTGACTTCAGAAGTGCTATACTCACAACCATTGATGCTTTCAAAAAATGCAGAGAACACTTTGAAGGACACCTGTCAGGATCTGTTGTAGAGGCAGGTCATGTCCGACTTTTGTTAGAGTCAGTTTATTTCTTATCTCACTTTTTGGCACCCCTTGTTCCTTTGTCTTGTGAAAAGGTATTTTCACAATTGGATGCAGAGCAGAAGACTGTTAAAACACTGTCTCACAGTTTTAATAATTTAGTAGAGGGGACAAAATTAGACCTATCGCTAAAGGCATTCTCCAAAGTATTGCATGAGTAG
- a CDS encoding hypothetical protein (encoded by transcript BEWA_044390A), giving the protein MVKGVHNSLMYTLKQSVWSRIWQIVKLMDLYSPWGLQYSHSPTTHQYSPSEDTRHLTGVSRHSLKDNLIMSASNSTSDPVYLELSFSPSPGTAKHYENPSYDSKKVSLSETTCPSAHPVYRAITHTPVTGCIVAGIYLHKYYMYGFDDALQKRCVVTAYFWVEDVDLKTPLLVLVECEGTSNYHYFSSYDHTWTATPLVTKDNLLASLDINNCNRNWAHTIDISVREGDACHACCGTKLVTAMVTTPYDKSYYRTTYHISEGEEYRIARFKEGSAEIPDIKSSKEQAWVRTFSYSKRPEVPLLLYILGKPKVGRKWYMRAACNLNSWKDITNWPEDRLPHIYYVDDNKEIFLKLLAEAYAPSVIFDSSKGPTTGDHCSYVDSFSGETIEVSKTTTDDGKYVKLTHSVKNEETFKVNSIIHGQVKTDGVSTTDEVLNFTIFYWVLDTEYQSPLLVEVVKFDRYEYYTSDKNGGWIRKNHDETTKLPESVLKGALDYQNCIRNGAHRPNVVKKETTTTITCPCHHQMKVDEKELTGEEKYYYWNVSGLDSIAGLLENNYEQTGITTVKGLKETLIYFGPANTKNKPLLLYLSTSTDPKDATTVTWCKRDSVNSTNWSLYKDLPPNPESCPDKVRDMLKNFPDTTKTLQKV; this is encoded by the coding sequence ATGGTCAAAGGCGTACACAATAGTCTCATGTATACATTAAAGCAGTCAGTCTGGAGTAGGATATGGCAAATAGTAAAATTAATGGACCTTTATTCCCCATGGGGTCTCCAGTACAGTCATTCTCCTACCACTCACCAGTATTCACCCAGTGAAGACACAAGACACCTTACTGGAGTTTCAAGACACTCTCTAAAGGATAATCTCATAATGAGTGCCTCCAACAGTACGAGTGACCCTGTATACCTGGAACTCTCCTTCTCCCCCTCTCCAGGGACCGCCAAACACTATGAAAATCCGTCCTACGACAGCAAGAAGGTTAGTTTGTCGGAGACCACCTGTCCCTCCGCTCACCCAGTCTACAGAGCCATCACTCACACTCCAGTGACTGGTTGTATTGTTGCAGGAATCTACCTCCACAAGTACTATATGTACGGTTTTGATGACGCGCTGCAGAAGAGGTGCGTTGTGACTGCCTACTTCTGGGTTGAAGATGTGGATTTGAAGACCCCTCTACTCGTCCTGGTGGAGTGTGAAGGCACTTCCAACTATCACTACTTCAGCAGCTACGACCACACCTGGACTGCAACTCCCCTGGTGACCAAGGACAACCTTCTGGCATCTCTGGACATCAACAATTGCAACAGGAACTGGGCTCACACCATCGATATCTCTGTGAGAGAGGGTGACGCTTGTCACGCCTGTTGTGGCACAAAGTTGGTTACTGCCATGGTCACTACTCCCTACGACAAGTCTTACTACAGAACCACCTACCACATCAGTGAGGGTGAGGAGTACCGCATAGCGAGATTCAAGGAGGGTTCAGCTGAAATCCCTGACATAAAGTCTTCCAAGGAGCAGGCCTGGGTGCGCACCTTTTCCTACTCCAAGAGACCTGAAGTACCTCTTCTCCTCTATATCCTTGGCAAGCCTAAGGTCGGTAGGAAGTGGTACATGAGGGCTGCTTGCAATCTCAACAGTTGGAAGGACATTACCAACTGGCCTGAGGACAGGCTCCCTCACATTTACTACGTGGATGACAACAAGGAGATATTCCTGAAGTTGTTGGCTGAGGCCTATGCTCCTTCTGTCATCTTTGACTCTTCAAAGGGACCTACTACTGGAGACCACTGTTCCTATGTTGACTCCTTCAGCGGAGAGACTATAGAGGTTTCAAAGACGACTACTGATGATGGCAAGTATGTGAAACTTACTCACAGTGTGAAGAACGAAGAGACATTCAAAGTGAACTCCATTATTCATGGGCAAGTAAAGACTGATGGTGTCTCAACTACCGACGAGGTACTCAACTTCACCATCTTCTACTGGGTCCTTGACACCGAGTACCAGTCTCCCCTCTTGGTTGAGGTGGTCAAGTTTGACAGATACGAGTACTACACTTCTGACAAGAACGGAGGCTGGATCAGAAAAAATCATGATGAGACGACTAAACTACCTGAAAGTGTTCTCAAGGGTGCTTTGGACTACCAGAACTGCATTAGAAACGGAGCTCATCGACCCAATGTTGTCAAGAAGGAAACTACTACCACAATAACTTGTCCTTGTCATCACCAGATGAAGGTAGATGAGAAGGAACTCACTGGTGAGGAGAAAtactactactggaatgtTTCTGGACTTGACTCGATAGCAGGtcttttggagaataaCTATGAACAGACTGGTATCACCACTGTCAAGGGTCTCAAGGAAACTCTCATCTACTTTGGTCCGGCTAATACTAAAAATAAGCCACTCTTACTCTACTTATCCACCTCTACTGATCCCAAGGATGCCACTACAGTGACTTGGTGCAAACGAGACTCTGTCAACAGCACAAACTGGTCACTTTACAAGGACCTACCGCCTAACCCGGAATCATGTCCAGATAAAGTGAGGGATATGCTTAAAAACTTTCCAGATACTACAAAGACACTGCAGAAAGTATGA
- a CDS encoding signal peptide containing protein (encoded by transcript BEWA_044400A): MRILAVLWTVCLVRLCYCGSDLQPQNSPEATGQESPEAVKPLSPFLTKVDGSLFDVEEAEEYAVKVLKLTSKKGVTAKNVRYDGKDIWSARAVVGSPCSSATLYFDGDKPTLAVIRTTGFFGGESTVYKYYDGSKWQNDNEDDHKKRRAALKKYKHALPATLDLVTPDSKKIDVYTETESGASFQEYSPKRAFHISSVVDSGATLWEASGATLWEASGAGQKCKLVESYAKDGVELLYLETSGGSGTKSKYFEKTGGVWNELKKDQFYEKAKALIGESGEDTSLNISHPSRILCQSFDYTFDGNAIRLIVPKEGVTVTKLVVGTEEVYTLSSGETFEYAKAYLNKDGRPELVLVTLDNSSGDSKKAYSRSECGKWVACTNSDAKMNGLRTPTGARFCTSVDLSLANSTDECSIFEVELLGVTTRQFYPKPGYLAKEI; encoded by the coding sequence ATGAGGATCTTGGCAGTGCTATGGACGGTGTGTTTGGTAAGACTCTGTTACTGTGGGAGTGATTTACAACCACAAAATTCCCCTGAAGCTACTGGACaagaatctccagaggcTGTAAAGCCTTTAAGCCCTTTCCTCACCAAGGTCGATGGATCCTTATTCGATGTAGAGGAGGCTGAGGAATATGCTGTTAAGGTTCTAAAGCTGACCAGTAAGAAGGGTGTTACTGCTAAGAATGTAAGgtatgatggaaaggacATATGGTCTGCCAGGGCTGTAGTTGGTTCTCCTTGTTCTTCAGCAACTCTTTACTTTGATGGAGATAAGCCTACTCTGGCTGTTATAAGGACAACAGGTTTCTTTGGTGGCGAATCCACGGTCTACAAGTACTATGATGGTAGTAAGTGGCAGAAcgataatgaagatgacCATAAAAAGAGGCGGGCTGCTCTGAAGAAGTATAAGCATGCACTTCCTGCCACTCTAGACCTTGTCACTCCAGATAGTAAGAAGATTGATGTGTATACAGAAACAGAATCCGGAGCATCCTTCCAGGAGTATTCTCCGAAGAGGGCTTTCCACATATCCTCTGTTGTAGACTCTGGAGCTACTCTATGGGAGGCTTCTGGAGCTACTCTATGGGAGGCTTCTGGAGCTGGCCAAAAGTGTAAACTTGTAGAGTCTTATGCTAAGGATGGTGTAGAACTTCTTTACCTGGAGACTTCCGGTGGTAGTGGTACTAAGTCtaagtactttgaaaagactgGTGGAGTATGGAATGAGCTCAAGAAGGATCAGTTTTATGAGAAAGCAAAGGCATTgattggagaatctggagagGATACTTCTCTAAATATCTCTCATCCGAGTAGAATACTGTGCCAATCCTTCGACTACACTTTTGACGGTAATGCCATAAGACTTATAGTTCCCAAGGAGGGTGTAACCGTTACAAAGTTGGTAGTTGGCACTGAAGAGGTTTATACCCTTTCATCTGGAGAAACATTCGAGTATGCTAAGGCATATCTTAACAAAGATGGTAGACCTGAACTTGTGTTGGTTACCCTAGACAATTCCTCCGGAGACTCAAAGAAGGCTTACTCTAGGAGTGAATGTGGTAAGTGGGTAGCATGTACCAATAGTGATGCTAAGATGAATGGTTTAAGAACCCCTACCGGAGCGAGGTTCTGCACTTCAGTTGACCTTTCATTAGCCAATAGCACTGACGAATGCAGTATCTTTGAGGTGGAACTACTGG